Within the Novipirellula caenicola genome, the region AGGCAGCGGGGTTGACCAAACATGTGACCAGCCACACGTTCCGTCACTGCTTCGCGACTCATCTGCTGTGGACGGGAACGGACATTCGCCGGATCCAAGAACTGCTGGGACATGCCGACATCAAGACAACGCAAATCTATACACATG harbors:
- a CDS encoding tyrosine-type recombinase/integrase, whose product is AAGLTKHVTSHTFRHCFATHLLWTGTDIRRIQELLGHADIKTTQIYTHVDNTLGPVVVSPLDRLAADAAGKAAEK